From the Gemmatimonadales bacterium genome, the window AGGTCCACCGACGCTTCGATGCCTGATGCGTTTGCCGCCGCGATGTTGAAGTAGTTCGGTGCGCCCGGTGCTGGCGGCGCCCCCGTGAACTGGATGAGATCGCGGAAGCGCTGCGCGAATCCGGTGATCGACAGCGTCACGTGACCGTGCAGCGCGTCCTGCTCGATCCCGCCCTCGAAGCTCTGGGTGCGTTCCGGCGCCAGGTTCGGGTTGCCCGTGGCGAACGGCCCCGTCGCGAAATTCTCGAAGAAGCTCGGCTCCTTGAACGCATTGCCCGCCGAGGCGCGGAGCCGCGTCGCGGGGGTCAGGAGCACGAGCGCGCTCGTGCGCCAGGTCCAGAAGTCGCCGAATCGGCTGTTCCGGTCGAGCCGTCCGCCGGCCGAGAGGCGCACGCGGCGCCCCGGCTCCGCCGACGCCTGCGCGTAAAAGCCCCAATCGTGCCGCGCGGCCGCGAACGTATCGGCCGTCGCGCCGAACCCGAAATCGGACTCGTCGGTGCTGTGCTCGTGCTGGTGGTCGAGCGCGACGCCGGCCATGAGCGTCGTGCGCGGCAGGCCGGTGTAGAGCGCGCGCGCTTCGGCCGTCTCGCGGCGCACGCGCGCCCGGCTCGTCTCGACGTCCGCCGGCCCCGGCGGCGGGTCGGGCGTGTTGTCGAACCCGCTTCGCTCTGCATTCCGGCCGACGAGGAGCTGACCCTCGAGTCCCCGCGCAAGCCGCCGGGACACTTCGAGCGACACTGTCGTCGTGCGATCGGTGTTGAATTGGTTCCGATCGGTGAGTGCCCCGGTGAAATCGGTGGGGAAGGCGAACCGCCCGTCGGTGAACCGGAACGTGAGCGCCGCGTCGGTTTCCGCGTCCGGCCGGGCGCGAAGCCGCACGCTCGCCGCCGTGTTTCGGTACGCGTTGTTGAACGCGTATGCACCGTCGGTGGTGAGCCGTGAGAGCGAGCCCGACCAACCGAGCGCGGCGCCACCGGCGTCCGCGCTGCCACCGGTCCCCCCGTGCGCCGCGGCGCTCCACCGCACGGTGCCGAATGTGCCCGCCTCTGCGTCCGCGTCCACCCTGGTCGGGCCGGCGCCGTCGCGCGTGATGATCTGGACCACGCCGCTCACCGCGTCCGAGCCGTAGAGCACGCTCGCCGGACCGCGGAGCACCTCGATTCGCTCCACGTTGTCGGTCGTGAGCGAGGCGAAATCGTAGGCGCCCCCGGGCTGGTTCACGGGCACGCCGTCCACCAGCACCTTGGTGTAGTCGCTCTCGCCACCGCGGGTGA encodes:
- a CDS encoding TonB-dependent receptor, producing MATPSIRRAVRNFVLASAASLVSGLIVPVSILRAQVPGDTAALPEIVVTATRYPVPPESLSATLTVLKGDDLRAQGISFVADALREVPGLHLVQGGSFGAATSLFTRGGESDYTKVLVDGVPVNQPGGAYDFASLTTDNVERIEVLRGPASVLYGSDAVSGVVQIITRDGAGPTRVDADAEAGTFGTVRWSAAAHGGTGGSADAGGAALGWSGSLSRLTTDGAYAFNNAYRNTAASVRLRARPDAETDAALTFRFTDGRFAFPTDFTGALTDRNQFNTDRTTTVSLEVSRRLARGLEGQLLVGRNAERSGFDNTPDPPPGPADVETSRARVRRETAEARALYTGLPRTTLMAGVALDHQHEHSTDESDFGFGATADTFAAARHDWGFYAQASAEPGRRVRLSAGGRLDRNSRFGDFWTWRTSALVLLTPATRLRASAGNAFKEPSFFENFATGPFATGNPNLAPERTQSFEGGIEQDALHGHVTLSITGFAQRFRDLIQFTGAPPAPGAPNYFNIAAANASGIEASVDLKRLGPVGLTAGYTWLHTRVTDAGFDTGPDANFVTGERLLRRPGHALTLRAYSDPRARAQLGAELEVVGARDDLRFAQFPTPTTRIELPAYATLDLSGHVRLLGAGRAPGLGVTLRVENVFDKDYEQVAGFPARGRTLLVGLASSYR